A stretch of the Elephas maximus indicus isolate mEleMax1 chromosome 3, mEleMax1 primary haplotype, whole genome shotgun sequence genome encodes the following:
- the LOC126070949 gene encoding olfactory receptor 7G2-like: MEPRNQTGVSEFLLLALTEDPKVQPLLFSLFLSIYLVTVLGNLLIILAVSSDPHLHTPMYFFLSNLSFTDICFSTTMIPKMLVDLQAQNQSITYAGCLTQVCFVLIFGSLESFLLSVMAYDRYVAICHPLRYTAIINPHFCGLLSLVSLLVSIVDALLHSLMLLRLSFCTDLEIPYFFCEVFQVIKVACSETLINNIILYFAASILGVLPFSGIIFSYIQIVSSILRIPSAGGKHKAFSTCGSHLSVVSLFYGTALGAYMSTTFTHSSRKTAVASMMYTMVTPMMNPFTYSLRNRDMKGALRRIIRCTPAFQ; encoded by the coding sequence ATGGAACCTAGAAACCAAACAGGAGTTTCAGAattccttctcctggcactgaCAGAGGATCCCAAAGTGCAGCCTCTCCTTTTTAGCCTATTTTTGTCCATATATCTGGTCACTGTCCTGGgaaacctgctcatcatcctggccgtcagctctgacccccacctccacacccccatgtacttctttctttccaatctctcatttactgacatctgtttcagcaccACCATGATCCCAAAGATGCTGGTGGACCTCCAAGCACAGAATCAGAGCATCACTTACGCAGGATGCCTCACCCAGGTCTGCTTTGTCCTGATTTTTGGTAGTTTGGAAAGTTTTCTCCTTTcggtaatggcctatgaccgctatgtggccatttgtcacccaCTGAGATACACAGCTATCATAAATCCCCACTTCTGCGGCCTGCTGAGCCTAGTCTCCTTGCTCGTTAGCATTGTGGATGCCCTGCTTCACAGTCTGATGTTGTTGCGACTGTCCTTCTGCACAGACCTGGAAATTCCTTACTTCTTCTGTGAAGTTTTTCAGGTCATCAAAGTTGCCTGTTCTGAAACCCTCATCAATAACATCATCTTATATTTTGCAGCTAGCATACTGGGTgttcttcctttctctggaatcattttctcttATATTCAAATTGTATCTTCCATTCTGAGAATACCTTCAGCAGGTGGAAAGCATAAAGCTTTTTCTACCTGTGGTTCTCACCTTTCAGTTGTTTCCTTATTCTATGGGACAGCTTTAGGTGCGTATATGAGTACAACATTTACACACTCTTCCAGGAAGACTGCAGTAGCTTCAATGATGTACACTATGGTAACTCCCATGATGAATCCCTTCACCTACAGCCTGAGAAACAGAGACATGAAGGGAGCCTTGAGGAGAATCATCAGGTGCACACCTGCTTTTCAGTGA